One stretch of Punica granatum isolate Tunisia-2019 chromosome 5, ASM765513v2, whole genome shotgun sequence DNA includes these proteins:
- the LOC116207792 gene encoding neurofilament heavy polypeptide-like: protein MASETVPSDHPTADQLMEKKDTEEVKTVKEEEVVHKEDAKENKEEVEIAKDVAATESEVSVPKAEEETKPVEHIEPTAVTVSEAVETEGAAVEPAVAAPKEVEVSETPEPPAVAAEPAESKPDEKPEEAAVRETVFEEKREVQAEDVKVEEKHAVEAVEEKSEEKPVEEPVESKAEESVVAKEGEDKVEEKSVTEAVKSKLEEKVETEVPVVSEVKEQMGAEAVEAEVVEKTAEVKVASESEEKVEAEAVQSEVKEQIPAEAVEADAEKLAAEKVVSESEERAEAETVAKESEVKEAAEAVKEERETEPVAETTEKLKEVEKVVAEKVVTESEEKAENETVAKESEVKEAAEAAKEEPKTEPVAETTEKLEAVEKVVAEKVATESEEKVETETVSKESEVKEVADELKEELKEEAVAGATEKLETVKEVAAETVEPKEVSEKVGEAETKPIEESNIVENVAEKVEKPEQSNSVKEEKEPAAVEEVKLSPKEVSATLGEAFAAEDTKKEEAATVVEDKAVVTEAAEEVKENGSEKLEPKLEEPSLAERTTPEAKTVEEVEKKDETGKEEIPPKIEAPKDSKEGVKAEEAVKTETKEETKESEDTKATRDLPVQDAPAKTTKQSGNIMSKVKQSLVKVKKAIVGKSPSSKTITVDAKEGEKVK, encoded by the exons ATGGCTTCTGAGACTGTTCCATCCGATCACCCCACTGCTGATCAG CTGATGGAGAAGAAGGATACTGAAGAAGTAAAGACGGTCAAAGAGGAGGAAGTCGTCCATAAGGAAGATGCGAAAGAAAACAAGGAAGAGGTGGAGATTGCTAAAGATGTCGCGGCCACGGAATCTGAAGTTTCGGTCCCTAAAGCCGAAGAAGAAACAAAACCTGTGGAGCACATTGAACCTACGGCAGTGACCGTATCCGAAGCAGTCGAAACTGAGGGTGCCGCAGTGGAGCCTGCCGTGGCTGCTCCTAAGGAAGTGGAAGTTTCTGAAACACCTGAGCCTCCTGCAGTAGCTGCAGAGCCTGCTGAAAGTAAGCCTGATGAGAAACCAGAAGAAGCAGCTGTGAGAGAGACTGTTTTCGAGGAGAAAAGAGAAGTTCAAGCAGAGGATGTAAAAGTTGAGGAGAAACATGCAGTAGAAGCTGTGGAAGAGAAGTCGGAGGAGAAACCAGTGGAAGAACCGGTTGAAAGTAAAGCGGAAGAATCTGTAGTGGCGAAAGAAGGTGAAGACAAAGTGGAGGAGAAATCCGTAACTGAAGCAGTCAAGAGCAAATTAGAGGAGAAAGTGGAGACGGAAGTACCAGTGGTGAGTGAAGTGAAGGAGCAAATGGGAGCTGAGGCAGTTGAAGCCGAAGTAGTGGAGAAAACAGCAGAGGTAAAAGTTGCAAGTGAGTCGGAGGAGAAAGTGGAAGCTGAAGCTGTTCAGAGTGAAGTGAAGGAGCAAATACCAGCTGAGGCAGTTGAAGCTGATGCGGAGAAATTAGCTGCTGAGAAAGTTGTGAGTGAATCGGAGGAGAGGGCAGAGGCTGAGACAGTTGCAAAGGAGTCGGAAGTGAAGGAAGCTGCTGAAGCAGTCAAAGAAGAACGAGAAACAGAACCAGTGGCTGAAACAACCGAGAAGCTCAAAGAAGTGGAGAAAGTAGTTGCTGAGAAAGTTGTGACTGAATCAGAAGAGAAAGCTGAAAATGAGACAGTTGCAAAGGAATCAGAGGTGAAGGAAGCTGCTGAAGCAGCCAAAGAAGAACCGAAAACAGAACCAGTGGCTGAAACAACTGAGAAGCTCGAAGCAGTGGAGAAAGTAGTTGCTGAGAAAGTTGCGACTGAATCCGAAGAGAAAGTCGAAACCGAGACAGTTTCAAAGGAATCAGAGGTGAAGGAAGTTGCTGACGAACTCAAAGAAGAATTGAAAGAAGAAGCAGTGGCTGGAGCAACTGAGAAGCTCGAAACGGTTAAGGAAGTAGCTGCTGAGACTGTGGAACCAAAAGAAGTTTCTGAGAAAGTCGGTGAAGCGGAGACTAAACCAATAGAAGAGTCGAATATCGTCGAGAATGTGGCGGAAAAAGTGGAGAAGCCAGAGCAAAGCAATTCCGTGAAGGAAGAGAAGGAACCCGCTGCAGTTGAGGAAGTGAAATTAAGTCCTAAAGAAGTAAGTGCAACGCTAGGGGAGGCATTTGCTGCTGAGGACACGAAGAAAGAAGAGGCTGCAACTGTGGTGGAGGACAAAGCTGTGGTGACTGAGGCAGCAGAGGAGGTGAAAGagaacggaagcgaaaaactCGAGCCAAAGCTAGAGGAGCCAAGTCTTGCCGAGAGGACTACTCCTGAGGCCAAGACAGTTGAGGAGGTGGAGAAGAAGGATGAGACTGGAAAAGAAGAGATACCCCCAAAAATCGAAGCACCGAAAGATTCAAAAGAAGGCGTGAAGGCAGAGGAGGCTGTGAAAACCGAGACGAAGGAGGAGACCAAGGAGAGTGAGGACACCAAAGCCACCCGGGACCTTCCAGTTCAAGATGCCCCTGCAAAGACCACGAAGCAGTCGGGCAACATAATGTCGAAGGTGAAGCAGTCACTCGTGAAAGTGAAGAAGGCCATCGTTGGCAAATCTCCGAGCTCCAAGACCATTACGGTGGATGCAAAGGAAGGTGAAAAGGTCAAGTAA
- the LOC116207306 gene encoding uncharacterized protein LOC116207306, with translation MASWKKTIISPFRKACTFFNQQPPRDHKKSPHHHPHQQEQEDRVMDLQGEVMACGYEDVQVMWSMLDKSRSRSRPCTLTS, from the exons ATGGCTTCTTGGAAGAAAACCATAATTTCTCCCTTCAGGAAGGCCTGCACTTTCTTCAACCAGCAGCCTCCCCGGGACCACAAGAAGTCCCCCCACCACCACCCCCACCAGCAAG AGCAGGAGGACAGGGTGATGGACCTGCAGGGGGAGGTGATGGCGTGCGGGTACGAGGATGTCCAGGTGATGTGGTCGATGCTGGACAAGTCCAGGTCCAGGTCCAGGCCCTGCACCCTCACCTCTTGA
- the LOC116207175 gene encoding auxin-responsive protein IAA31, which translates to MGRSSSSPSSSIDSTSNLTPLSPSSPNSSSSSSSICLSSNFTSRTTRRSIRRDLSTDLRLGLSISSSPKHVLPNNNVVSIQRVDNQQRPDWPPIKPLLRSALSGRSAEERHGAASSLFVKVYMEGVPIGRKLDLLNHDGYANLAETLAHMFKAPILCPNGSRAHSDKHYVLTYEDREGDWMMVGDVPWEIFMSTVKRLKITRADRC; encoded by the exons atgggcAGATCATCTTCATCACCTTCTTCATCAATCGATAGCACCAGCAACCTAACCCCACTCTCCCCCTCGTCTCCCAATTCTTCGTCGTCTTCATCTTCGATCTGCCTCTCAAGCAACTTCACCAGCCGAACCACGAGAAGATCAATCCGGAGAGACTTGAGCACTGATCTAAGGCTTGGACTCAGCATCTCCTCCTCCCCCAAACATGTCCTCCCCAACAACAACGTTGTCTCAATCCAAAG GGTTGACAACCAGCAACGGCCTGACTGGCCGCCCATCAAGCCGCTCCTGAGGAGCGCGCTTTCGGGGAGATCGGCCGAGGAGAGACATGGGGCCGCCAGCTCCCTGTTCGTCAAGGTGTACATGGAAGGGGTCCCGATCGGGCGGAAACTGGACCTACTCAACCACGACGGATACGCTAATCTCGCCGAAACTCTTGCCCACATGTTCAAGGCTCCCATTCTCT GTCCAAATGGAAGTAGAGCTCACTCCGACAAGCATTATGTTTTAACGTATGAAGACAGAGAAGGGGACTGGATGATGGTTGGAGATGTCCCGTGGGA GATATTCATGAGCACAGTGAAGAGACTGAAGATCACACGAGCTGACAGATGCTAG